The following proteins are encoded in a genomic region of Rattus rattus isolate New Zealand chromosome 2, Rrattus_CSIRO_v1, whole genome shotgun sequence:
- the LOC116894324 gene encoding 40S ribosomal protein S24-like: protein MNDTVTIQTRKFMTNRLLQRKQMVIDVLHPGKATVPKTEIREKLAKMYKTTPDVIFVFGFRTHFGGGKTTGFGMIYDSLDYAKKNEPKHRLARHGLYEQKKTSHEQ, encoded by the coding sequence ATGAATGACACGGTAACCATCCAAACCAGGAAGTTCATGACAAACCGTCTGCTTCAGAGGAAACAGATGGTCATTGATGTCCTTCATCCTGGGAAGGCCACAGTACCAAAGACAGAAATTCGGGAAAAGTTGGCCAAGATGTACAAAACCACACCAGATGTCATCTTTGTATTTGGATTCAGAACCCACTTTGGTGGTGGCAAGACAACTGGCTTTGGCATGATCTATGATTCTTTAGATTATGCGAAGAAGAATGAGCCTAAACACAGACTTGCAAGACATGGCCTTTATGAGCAGAAAAAGACCTCCCACGAACAGTGA